In a single window of the Synechococcus sp. HK05 genome:
- a CDS encoding sulfotransferase domain-containing protein, with amino-acid sequence MPISLQQGLGWMDRSVLVRPRWLRGALRKGLYPYYWLTAPLRPLPAALIIGTMKGGTSTLNAWLRHHPQVMFSAIKEVHYFNDHYDRGARWYRTYFPLWEQWLGGRCALEATPAYLYRAAVVMPRMHALVPEARLIVLLRNPVSRAISHYGHQVQRGVEPRSPEEALMCPDPPAKGKPNHYKRRGLYAEQIAQVLQHYPREQLLVLRSEDFFAQPAEAYARVQAFLGLEEQPLPPLSSVENVGRAKTPIPAEVREHLREFYRVPNQQLKALLPSFPIWTEEA; translated from the coding sequence GTGCCAATCTCGCTGCAGCAGGGGTTGGGCTGGATGGATCGTTCCGTGCTGGTGCGGCCCCGTTGGCTGCGTGGGGCGTTGCGCAAGGGGCTCTATCCCTATTACTGGCTCACGGCGCCGCTGCGCCCGCTTCCTGCGGCCCTGATCATCGGCACGATGAAAGGGGGCACCAGCACCCTGAATGCCTGGTTGCGTCATCACCCGCAGGTGATGTTTTCAGCCATCAAGGAGGTGCATTACTTCAACGACCACTACGACCGCGGTGCGCGTTGGTATCGCACCTATTTCCCGCTTTGGGAACAGTGGTTGGGTGGCCGTTGTGCCCTGGAGGCCACACCCGCCTATCTGTATCGAGCGGCCGTGGTGATGCCGCGGATGCATGCCCTGGTGCCGGAGGCGCGGCTGATTGTGCTGCTGCGCAATCCAGTTTCTCGGGCGATCTCCCATTACGGGCATCAGGTGCAGCGCGGTGTGGAGCCTCGCTCCCCAGAGGAGGCTCTGATGTGCCCCGATCCGCCGGCCAAGGGCAAGCCCAACCACTACAAGCGCCGGGGGCTTTACGCCGAGCAGATCGCGCAGGTGCTGCAGCACTATCCACGCGAGCAGCTGCTGGTGTTGCGCAGCGAAGACTTTTTTGCCCAGCCCGCGGAGGCCTACGCCCGCGTGCAGGCCTTCCTGGGCCTTGAAGAACAGCCTTTGCCGCCGCTGTCGTCTGTGGAGAACGTGGGGCGAGCCAAGACGCCCATCCCTGCGGAGGTGCGTGAGCACTTGCGGGAGTTCTACCGGGTGCCCAATCAGCAGCTCAAGGCGCTCCTGCCATCCTTCCCGATCTGGACGGAGGAGGCCTGA
- a CDS encoding CofH family radical SAM protein, producing the protein MGLADRLLAVPPSEALRQQADRLRQELVGETVTYVVNRNLNFTNHCLQHCSFCAFRRDPGAAGAYWHGFDTLQERAAAAARLGATELCVQGGLNPDARLDGSTLRYYQGLLQALQAAAPGLHLHAFSPQELLFIAEQDAVPLQAVIDGLRDAGLGSIPGTAAEVLDESVRARLCPEKLSARQWCAVVLQVHRSGLRSTATLMAGHIESSRQRAAHLLTLVALQQVAWQHHGGGFSEFVLLPFIGAQAPAPLRQRVGRDQPDLEEMLALTAQARLLLDRWIVNHQPSWVKLTLAGATEALRWGCNDLGGTLMEESITSAAGALGGTAQSVEALRSAAGSLQRPVRQRTTLYGAGLACV; encoded by the coding sequence ATGGGCCTGGCTGATCGTCTCCTGGCTGTGCCGCCATCAGAAGCACTGCGTCAGCAGGCGGATCGGTTGCGTCAGGAGCTGGTGGGGGAGACGGTGACCTACGTGGTGAACCGCAACCTCAATTTCACCAACCACTGTCTGCAGCACTGCAGCTTCTGCGCCTTTCGCCGCGATCCCGGCGCGGCGGGGGCCTACTGGCATGGCTTCGACACCCTGCAGGAGCGGGCCGCCGCCGCCGCTCGGCTTGGGGCGACCGAGTTGTGCGTCCAGGGGGGCCTCAATCCTGATGCCCGCCTCGACGGTTCCACGCTTCGCTACTACCAGGGTCTGTTGCAGGCCCTGCAGGCAGCGGCTCCGGGGCTGCACCTGCATGCGTTTTCGCCGCAGGAGCTCCTCTTTATCGCTGAGCAGGATGCAGTGCCGCTTCAGGCGGTGATCGATGGACTGCGCGACGCCGGCCTCGGTTCGATTCCCGGCACTGCTGCGGAGGTGCTGGACGAGTCGGTGCGCGCCCGGTTGTGCCCCGAAAAGCTCAGTGCTCGCCAGTGGTGTGCTGTGGTGCTCCAGGTGCATCGCAGTGGGCTGCGCAGCACCGCCACCTTGATGGCAGGCCACATTGAATCCTCCCGCCAGCGCGCGGCCCATCTCCTCACCCTGGTGGCCCTGCAGCAGGTGGCCTGGCAGCATCACGGCGGTGGGTTCAGCGAGTTCGTGTTGCTCCCCTTCATCGGTGCGCAGGCGCCAGCGCCCTTGCGGCAGCGCGTGGGCCGCGATCAGCCTGATCTTGAGGAGATGCTGGCCCTTACGGCCCAGGCTCGCTTGCTGCTGGATCGCTGGATCGTGAACCACCAGCCCAGTTGGGTGAAGCTCACCCTGGCTGGGGCGACCGAAGCGCTGCGCTGGGGCTGCAACGACCTGGGCGGAACCCTGATGGAGGAGAGCATCACCAGTGCCGCCGGAGCTCTCGGTGGCACGGCCCAATCGGTGGAGGCTCTGCGCAGTGCCGCTGGTTCGCTTCAGCGCCCGGTGCGTCAGCGCACCACGCTCTACGGGGCAGGTCTGGCGTGCGTCTGA
- the petN gene encoding cytochrome b6-f complex subunit PetN — protein sequence MLITVGWAALCATFTFSIAMVVWGRNGDGSINF from the coding sequence ATGCTGATCACCGTGGGTTGGGCCGCGCTCTGCGCCACATTCACCTTCTCGATCGCCATGGTGGTGTGGGGTCGTAACGGCGACGGTTCGATCAACTTCTGA
- a CDS encoding DUF2103 domain-containing protein has protein sequence MGRLVITHSTYLEGLIPLLKRLVLDPAIDTITPAVIARVKGRSPELRLRVSTPITGGWKLVARRGSSAQEVFVVTGLNAEALEERIGEALKR, from the coding sequence ATGGGCCGGCTGGTGATCACCCACAGCACCTACCTGGAAGGGCTGATCCCACTGCTGAAGCGGCTGGTGCTGGATCCGGCCATCGACACGATCACTCCAGCCGTCATCGCGCGGGTGAAAGGCCGGTCACCGGAGCTGCGGCTGCGGGTGTCCACGCCGATCACGGGGGGCTGGAAGCTGGTGGCGCGGCGGGGTAGCAGCGCCCAGGAGGTGTTTGTGGTCACGGGCTTGAACGCCGAGGCCCTGGAAGAGCGCATCGGTGAGGCCCTGAAGCGCTGA
- the clpS gene encoding ATP-dependent Clp protease adapter ClpS gives MAQQAVREKQRVEVPYPNGRVIVLDDDHNTFQHVVEVLVRYIPAITADRAWALAHQIDGQGAALVWSGPLEQAELYHQQLGAEGLTMAPLERG, from the coding sequence ATGGCACAGCAGGCGGTACGGGAGAAGCAGCGGGTTGAAGTCCCCTACCCGAATGGCCGCGTGATCGTGCTCGACGACGACCACAACACCTTCCAGCACGTGGTGGAGGTCTTGGTGCGCTACATCCCCGCCATTACGGCGGATCGCGCCTGGGCGCTGGCCCATCAGATCGACGGCCAGGGGGCGGCCCTCGTGTGGAGCGGCCCGCTCGAACAGGCCGAGCTGTATCACCAGCAACTCGGAGCCGAAGGGCTCACGATGGCGCCGCTCGAGAGGGGCTAA